The nucleotide sequence GCGCGCTCCACGCGCACGAGGCCGACGCGGAACTGGTTCTCCGCCAGCTCGCCGACCGAGCGCACCCGGCGGTTGCCGAGGTGGTCGATGTCGTCGATCTCGCCTTGGCCGTTCTTCAGTCCGATGAGGATCTTCATCGCGTCGATGATGTCCTCCTTCGTCAGGATGCCCGGGCCCTCGTCGGAATCGCGACCGACGCGGCGGTTGAACTTCATGCGGCCCACCGCCGAGAGGTCGTAGCGATCGGGCGTGAAGAACAGGTTGTTGAACAGCGTCTGGGCGGCGTCCTTGGTCGGCGGCTCGCCGGGACGCATCATCCGGTAGATCTCGATCTGCGCCTCGAGCGCGTCGCGGGTCGGATCGAGCCGCAACGTGTCCGAAATGTAGGGGCCGCGATCGAGGTCGTTCGTGTAGATCGTGCGGACGGACTCAATGCCGGCCGCGAACATCTTCTCGATCAGGTCCTGCGTGATGACGTCGTTCGCGGAGGCAATCACTTCGCCGGTCTGCGTGTTGATCACGTCTTCGCCCAGCGCGCGGCCGGCCAGGAACGCCGGCGGCACCACGAGGTGCTTCAGGCGCGCCTTCTCGAGCTCGCGCACGTGCCGACCCGAGATGCGCCGGCCGGCTTCGATGATGACCTCGCCCTTGGGGGTCTTGATGTCGAAATCGAGCTGCACGCCGCGCAGCCGGGGCGCGATCAGCTCCAGGCGAATCTCGTTCTTCACGAGATGCCAGCTGTCCATGTCGAAGAACGTCTGCAGGACGTCAGGGGTCGACATCCCGAGCGCGCGCAGGAGGATCGTCGCCGGGAGCTTCCGCCTCCGGTCGATGCGCACGTAGAGGTAGTCCTTGGGATCGAACTCGAAGTCGAGCCACGAGCCGCGGTACGGGATTACCCGCGCCGAGAACAGGAGCTTCCCGCTCGAATGGGTCTTGCCGTAGTCGTGCTCGAAGAACACGCCCGGCGAGCGGTGTAGCTGCGAGACGATGACGCGCTCCGTACCATTGATGATGAACGTCCCGTTGTCGGTCATGAGCGGGATCTCGCCCATGTAGACTTCCTGCTCCTTGATGTCGCGCACCGACTTGGTGCCGGTCGTCTCGTCCTTGTCGAAAACGACCAGGCGCACCAGCACGCGGAGCGGCGCGGCATAGATGAGGCCGCGCTGCTGGCATTCCTTCACGTCGAATTGGGGATTTCCGAGCCGGTAGCTCACGAACTCCAGAGCGGCGTTCCCGTTGTAGCTCTCGATCGGGAAGACGCTCTTGAAGGCCGCCTGCAGACCCTGGTCGATGCGCTGCTCGGGCCGCACGTCCGCCTGCAGGTACTGGCGATAGGAGTCCTTCTGGATCGCGAGCAGGTAGGGTACGCGCAGGACGCTCGGGCGCTTGCCGAAGGTCTTGCGAATGAGTTTCTTCTCGGTGAATGAGTAGGCCATTACGGTTCCTCTGGCTTCGAGTGACCCGGCGGGTCAGTCCCCGTCACAAGACGAAAACAGGGCGTCGACCGGCGGGGATCCCGCCGGTCGCACCCGACTTGCTTTCAGCGCCCGCAGTTCCGGGCGTCCATATGACAGCAGCAAACTACTTGAGTTCGACCTTGGCGCCGGCCGCCTCCAGCTCCTTCTTCATCTTCTCGGCGTCGGCCTTGGGCACCGCTTCCTTCACGGTCTGCGGCGCGCCCTCGACCAGGTCCTTGGCCTCCTTGAGGCCCAGGGTCGTCACGGCGCGGACGGCCTTGATGACCGCCACCTTGTTGTCGCCGGCCGCCGTCAGGACGACGTCGAAGGCGTCCTTCTGCTCGACCGGGGCCGCGGCGGCACCCGCAGCCGGGGCGGCAACCGCCACGGCAGCGGCGGCCGAGACGCCGAACTTGTCTTCCATGTCCTTGATGAGCTCGGAGAGCTCGAGCACGGACATGCCCGCGATCGCGTTCAAAATCTCTTCTTTCGATACAGCCATGGTCACAGTCTCCTGAAAC is from Sulfurifustis variabilis and encodes:
- the rplL gene encoding 50S ribosomal protein L7/L12 encodes the protein MAVSKEEILNAIAGMSVLELSELIKDMEDKFGVSAAAAVAVAAPAAGAAAAPVEQKDAFDVVLTAAGDNKVAVIKAVRAVTTLGLKEAKDLVEGAPQTVKEAVPKADAEKMKKELEAAGAKVELK